A genomic stretch from Arthrobacter sp. KBS0702 includes:
- the lgt gene encoding prolipoprotein diacylglyceryl transferase, whose protein sequence is MTAGDSFIPSPTVSAFHVGPLTIHFYALCIMAGIALAVWLGSHRWLARGGRPGQVLDICVWAVPAGIIGGRIYHVITDPELYFVPGKNPWNAFAIWDGGLGIWGAIALGCVGAWIGCRRAGVSFVGFLDVVAPGVLFAQALGRWGNWFNNELYGDPTGLPWKLQIHQMDGSGSAVTDASGTPLVLGYFQPTFLYESLWCVAVGLLILYLDRRFSLGAGSIFALYVAGYTAGRFAFELMRSDYANLVLGLRVNTWVAALIFLAGAAGFLLTFRRQRSVALPGPAPDGGDAPPAVDPAPASAQTPEPASTTRGEHRDAE, encoded by the coding sequence ATGACCGCCGGTGATTCCTTCATTCCGTCCCCGACCGTCAGCGCCTTCCATGTAGGACCGCTGACCATTCACTTCTATGCCCTCTGCATCATGGCCGGCATAGCGCTGGCGGTCTGGCTGGGGTCCCACCGATGGCTGGCCCGCGGCGGCCGCCCCGGCCAGGTCCTGGACATCTGCGTCTGGGCGGTGCCGGCGGGAATCATCGGCGGCCGGATCTACCACGTGATCACCGATCCGGAACTCTATTTCGTCCCTGGCAAGAATCCTTGGAACGCGTTCGCAATTTGGGACGGCGGCCTGGGCATCTGGGGCGCGATCGCGCTGGGCTGCGTGGGTGCGTGGATCGGCTGCCGCAGGGCCGGAGTGTCCTTTGTCGGTTTCCTCGACGTGGTGGCCCCGGGCGTGCTGTTTGCCCAGGCTCTCGGCAGGTGGGGGAACTGGTTCAACAACGAACTCTACGGCGACCCGACCGGGCTGCCGTGGAAACTGCAGATCCACCAGATGGACGGTTCCGGCTCTGCCGTCACCGACGCCTCGGGCACCCCGCTGGTCCTCGGCTACTTCCAGCCGACATTCCTCTACGAATCGCTCTGGTGCGTCGCCGTCGGCCTGCTGATCCTCTACCTGGACCGGCGGTTCAGCCTCGGCGCCGGGAGCATCTTTGCCCTGTACGTCGCAGGCTACACGGCCGGTCGCTTCGCCTTTGAGCTGATGCGCTCCGACTACGCCAACCTGGTTCTGGGGCTTCGGGTAAACACCTGGGTGGCAGCCCTGATCTTCCTCGCCGGCGCGGCCGGGTTCCTGCTCACGTTCCGTCGGCAGCGCTCGGTCGCGCTTCCTGGACCGGCGCCCGACGGCGGCGACGCGCCTCCCGCCGTCGACCCGGCGCCCGCATCCGCCCAGACTCCCGAGCCGGCCTCGACCACGCGCGGGGAGCACCGTGATGCCGAATAG
- a CDS encoding MarR family winged helix-turn-helix transcriptional regulator translates to MQRLADEPGLGISGLASRQRLAVNTVSNLVQHLVVSGLVERLTRPGDRRSVSLNLTDEGTSVLNAWQEANDRRIGQALQRLPEDSQRAIENAVPALAALATLLESDDQAQGERTDAGRAP, encoded by the coding sequence ATGCAGCGGCTGGCTGATGAACCCGGGCTGGGCATCAGCGGCCTCGCGTCACGGCAGCGGCTGGCAGTCAACACGGTCAGCAACCTGGTCCAGCATCTGGTGGTTTCCGGGCTCGTCGAACGTCTCACCCGCCCGGGCGACCGTCGCTCTGTAAGCCTCAACTTGACGGACGAGGGAACGTCGGTGCTCAACGCATGGCAGGAGGCGAATGACCGCCGCATTGGGCAGGCGCTGCAACGACTGCCCGAGGATTCCCAGAGGGCCATCGAAAACGCCGTCCCAGCCCTTGCGGCCCTTGCAACCCTGCTGGAGTCCGACGACCAGGCCCAGGGCGAACGCACAGACGCAGGCAGAGCACCTTAA
- a CDS encoding maleylpyruvate isomerase family mycothiol-dependent enzyme: MSPGNDLMAAITSERRQFSHILKELTHQDWDTASLCKGWRVREVVAHMTMPLRLSTPQFAVEMIRSRGNFTRMADRVARHDARAPVSTLLDRWQANENTKWKPPGGGLQGALTHDIVHGLDVTIPLGIEHPVRDANLLTVLDHATSPLSQKHFRLDLAGIRFEANDLDWGFGDGEPLQGAAHHLLMVLMNRKMPPGALTGAAAVRFTTI, from the coding sequence ATGAGCCCCGGCAACGACCTCATGGCCGCCATAACCAGCGAGCGGCGGCAATTCAGCCATATCCTGAAAGAACTCACCCACCAGGACTGGGACACCGCCTCGCTGTGCAAGGGCTGGCGGGTCCGCGAAGTTGTTGCACACATGACCATGCCCCTGCGCCTCTCTACCCCACAGTTCGCAGTAGAGATGATCCGCTCCCGCGGCAACTTCACCCGCATGGCAGATCGCGTCGCCCGCCACGATGCCCGGGCACCCGTCAGCACGCTGCTCGACCGCTGGCAGGCAAATGAAAACACCAAGTGGAAACCACCAGGCGGCGGCCTCCAAGGAGCACTCACCCACGACATCGTCCACGGCCTGGACGTTACAATCCCGCTTGGCATCGAACACCCTGTCAGAGACGCCAACCTCCTCACGGTCCTCGACCATGCAACGAGCCCGCTCAGCCAGAAACACTTCCGGCTTGACCTGGCTGGCATCCGATTCGAAGCCAACGACCTCGACTGGGGCTTTGGCGACGGTGAGCCTCTCCAGGGGGCTGCCCACCACCTCCTCATGGTCCTCATGAACCGGAAAATGCCCCCGGGCGCCCTCACCGGCGCGGCAGCCGTTCGGTTCACAACCATCTGA
- a CDS encoding SRPBCC domain-containing protein, giving the protein MNENTLRFTRTFEAPRQLVFDCMIDPEHLTHFWGPIGVTTPLKTITVDARVGGAFTTVMVNDGDGSTYPTSARYLEVNPPDRLSWIEDHSGMTVTITFTELGTRRTQVDIVQTHVPAPMMDPAAQAGFLTSLDRFDTYLTERTGANR; this is encoded by the coding sequence ATGAATGAGAACACCCTCCGTTTCACCCGCACCTTCGAGGCGCCGCGGCAGCTGGTCTTCGACTGCATGATCGACCCCGAGCATCTGACTCACTTCTGGGGCCCGATCGGCGTCACCACGCCCTTGAAGACGATCACCGTAGACGCCCGCGTCGGAGGTGCCTTCACGACGGTTATGGTCAACGACGGCGACGGCAGCACCTACCCGACCAGCGCTCGGTACCTCGAGGTGAACCCGCCGGATCGACTGTCCTGGATCGAAGACCACTCCGGGATGACCGTGACTATCACCTTCACGGAGCTTGGAACCCGCCGGACCCAAGTCGACATAGTGCAAACCCACGTCCCAGCGCCAATGATGGACCCCGCCGCACAGGCCGGATTCCTCACTTCCTTGGATCGGTTCGACACCTACCTGACCGAGCGGACCGGAGCTAACCGATGA
- a CDS encoding helix-turn-helix transcriptional regulator, which yields MTVAEEQQLDAMFSALSDPTRRAIVVRLARGDATVNELAEPFKLSLPGVSKHLKVLERSGLISRGRQAQFRPCHLELQALNVAADWIEENRRLWSERFDKLDQHLRTLQEPLNGDHNE from the coding sequence ATGACGGTAGCGGAAGAACAGCAGCTGGATGCGATGTTCAGCGCACTCTCTGATCCGACACGGCGGGCAATCGTGGTCCGGCTCGCACGTGGTGACGCAACAGTCAATGAACTGGCGGAGCCGTTCAAGCTGAGCCTTCCCGGCGTATCCAAGCACTTGAAGGTGCTTGAGCGGTCGGGGCTGATCAGCCGGGGCCGGCAGGCCCAGTTCCGCCCCTGCCACTTGGAGTTACAGGCCCTCAATGTCGCGGCGGACTGGATCGAGGAAAACCGGCGTCTTTGGTCGGAGCGCTTCGACAAGCTCGACCAACACCTCCGCACCCTGCAAGAACCCCTGAATGGAGATCACAATGAATGA
- a CDS encoding SRPBCC domain-containing protein has protein sequence MEFASIEREIHIDAAPEVVYGVISMPEHLREWWPDKAEIEPTAGATGVISFGDRSAPDVKIVALTVVAADPFRRFSFRWVYDDGETATPANSLLVTFDLIPSGVGTLLRFTETGFREKGWESAVLEKQYREHASGWDYFLPRLLTYVARLVSTP, from the coding sequence ATGGAGTTCGCCAGCATCGAGAGAGAGATTCACATCGACGCCGCCCCCGAGGTGGTGTACGGGGTCATCAGCATGCCCGAGCACCTTCGGGAGTGGTGGCCGGATAAGGCAGAGATCGAACCCACGGCCGGCGCCACCGGAGTCATCTCATTTGGTGACCGGTCTGCGCCAGACGTCAAGATCGTGGCTCTTACGGTGGTGGCGGCCGATCCGTTCCGGCGGTTCTCCTTCCGGTGGGTATACGACGACGGGGAGACCGCGACGCCAGCCAACTCACTGTTGGTAACCTTCGACCTGATTCCATCAGGTGTCGGCACACTGCTGCGCTTTACTGAGACCGGGTTCCGCGAGAAGGGCTGGGAATCGGCCGTCCTCGAGAAGCAGTACCGCGAGCACGCCAGCGGCTGGGACTATTTCCTGCCCCGTCTCCTCACTTACGTCGCTCGGCTGGTCTCGACGCCGTGA